A window from Pagrus major chromosome 4, Pma_NU_1.0 encodes these proteins:
- the marveld3 gene encoding MARVEL domain-containing protein 3: MPERGRHHERSDAYAESRSRNRDHPHNGDHTSYDTRGRNQEPRDTGDRGPAGDRRAKQNRQRDVTPVYREHDHEGPSRLSRETSEYHSEGEYYERQPKHALYNLRYILTSRGLCQLGELFVNLLIVICAGVPYSNNGGYRDLASLGGIYYYHFGGANAFTGADADRVKELDRLFHQLKRPPYVFTMACGGVLMIYACAMLALGIFRVPYRWPPVLLGEALLNFLIGLGYIPALAFYFIKLQETYNNPICKEREEMYKSKGHNGFECRIHGADIAGGLFGVVGVFVFIFGAVLAVRAFRSVRELKKQRANEDSNF; this comes from the exons ATgccagagaggggaagacaCCACGAGAGGAGCGATGCATACGCAGAGTCCAGGAGCAGGAACAGGGACCATCCACACAATGGAGACCACACTTCATATGACACCAGAGGCCGCAACCAAGAGCCAAGAGACACGGGCGACAGAGGCCCTGCTGGTGACAGGAGGgccaaacaaaacagacagagggacgTGACACCTGTTTACAGAGAACACGATCATGAAGGACCCTCAAGACT GTCCAGGGAGACTTCAGAGTATCACTCTGAAGGGGAGTATTATGAGCGGCAACCGAAACACGCGCTTTACAACCTTAGATACATTTTAACCAGTAGAG GTCTGTGCCAGCTTGGGGAGCTGTTTGTGAATCTCCTTATTGTCATCTGTGCTGGAGTGCCATACAGCAACAATGGAGGTTACCGTGATCTGGCCAGCCTCGGTGGAATCTACTATTATCACTTTGGTGGAGCGAATGCCTTCACGGGAGCTGATGCAGACAGGGTGAAGGAGCTGGACCGGCTCTTCCATCAGCTCAAGCGGCCCCCGTATGTCTTCACCATGGCCTGCGGTGGGGTTTTAATGATCTACGCCTGTGCCATGCTTGCCCTGGGCATTTTCAGAGTACCTTACCGCTGGCCCCCTGTGCTGCTGGGGGAGGCTCTGCTGAACTTCCTGATCGGCCTGGGCTACATCCCCGCGCTGGCCTTCTACTTTATTAAGCTGCAGGAAACCTACAACAATCCCATCTgtaaggagagagaggagatgtaCAAGAGCAAAGGGCACAACGGCTTTGAGTGCCGGATCCACGGTGCAGATATCGCTGGAGGTCTCTTCGGGGTGGTGggggtgtttgttttcatctttggtGCGGTGTTAGCTGTAAGAGCTTTCAGGTCAGTGCGGGAGCTGAAGAAGCAAAGAGCGAATGAGGACAGTAATTTTTAA